In one Umezawaea sp. Da 62-37 genomic region, the following are encoded:
- a CDS encoding aldo/keto reductase encodes MEYARLGGTGLTVSRIGLGCMSYGDPAAGMHRWTLDEDDAAPFFRQAVELGVTFWDTANVYQGGTSEELVGRAVDRFSRREDVVLATKVSGRMHDGPGGSGLSRKAILEQVDASLRRLGTDHIDVYYVHRFDPETPVAEIMATLDGLVRAGKVRYLGASSMWAWQFAKMQHVAVVNGWTAFSAMQDQYNVLKREEERDMIPMCLDQGVGLTPYSPLAKGRAARPWGGATTRSTSDTVAEAFDRDVDKPVVDALQEVAEARGVPMAGVALAWLLSKPVVSCPIVGATKPHHLSDAVAALDLRLTTGEIAELEEHYAPQDNYWW; translated from the coding sequence GTGGAGTACGCACGGCTGGGTGGCACCGGTTTGACGGTGAGCAGGATCGGGCTGGGCTGCATGAGCTACGGCGACCCGGCCGCGGGCATGCACCGGTGGACTCTGGACGAGGACGACGCGGCGCCGTTCTTCCGGCAGGCCGTCGAGCTGGGCGTCACGTTCTGGGACACCGCGAACGTCTACCAGGGCGGTACCTCTGAGGAGCTGGTCGGACGGGCGGTCGACAGGTTCTCCCGCCGCGAGGACGTCGTGCTCGCCACCAAGGTCAGCGGGCGGATGCACGACGGCCCCGGTGGCAGCGGCCTGTCCCGCAAGGCGATCCTCGAACAGGTCGACGCCTCGCTGCGGCGGCTGGGCACCGACCACATCGACGTCTACTACGTCCACCGCTTCGACCCCGAGACGCCCGTCGCGGAAATCATGGCCACGCTGGACGGCCTGGTCAGGGCGGGCAAGGTCCGCTACCTCGGCGCGTCGTCGATGTGGGCGTGGCAGTTCGCCAAGATGCAGCACGTGGCCGTGGTGAACGGGTGGACGGCGTTCTCGGCGATGCAGGACCAGTACAACGTGCTCAAGCGGGAGGAGGAGCGGGACATGATCCCGATGTGCCTCGACCAGGGCGTCGGACTCACCCCGTACTCGCCGCTGGCCAAGGGCAGGGCGGCCCGCCCGTGGGGTGGGGCGACCACGCGCTCGACCTCCGACACCGTCGCCGAGGCGTTCGACCGGGACGTCGACAAGCCCGTCGTGGACGCGCTGCAGGAGGTCGCCGAGGCCCGTGGTGTCCCGATGGCCGGGGTCGCGCTGGCCTGGCTGCTGTCCAAGCCCGTCGTGTCGTGCCCGATCGTGGGTGCCACGAAACCGCACCACCTGTCCGACGCCGTCGCGGCCTTGGACCTCCGGCTCACCACCGGCGAGATCGCCGAACTGGAGGAGCACTACGCACCCCAGGACAACTACTGGTGGTGA
- a CDS encoding helix-turn-helix transcriptional regulator, with protein sequence MTELGDFLQSRRARLTPEETGLPTFGGRRRVPGLRREELAQLAGVSADYYGRLEQGRLANVSDEVLNAVARALRLDEGERTHLHNLARPPKRPVPAGQVRPGLRWLLASITGSPAYVLGRHMDIVAWNPLARAVYGVDLDVHDNMARLIFLHPSSRELWTPWEDKANNTVGGLRMQAALYPDDPRMAALVDELSASREFRELWAAHEVWTVPYGTMRLDHPRVGPLELAYEALPVPGAPEQMIITYSAEPGSPSAAAIGELATEPAR encoded by the coding sequence ATGACGGAGTTGGGGGACTTCCTGCAGTCCCGCCGGGCGCGGCTGACGCCCGAGGAGACCGGCCTGCCGACGTTCGGCGGGCGGAGGCGCGTGCCGGGGCTGCGGCGCGAGGAACTGGCGCAGCTCGCGGGCGTGAGCGCGGACTACTACGGCCGCCTCGAACAGGGGCGGCTGGCCAACGTGTCGGACGAGGTGCTGAACGCGGTGGCGCGGGCGCTGCGGTTGGACGAGGGCGAGCGGACGCACCTGCACAACCTGGCCCGACCGCCGAAGCGGCCCGTGCCCGCCGGGCAGGTGCGGCCGGGGTTGCGGTGGTTGCTGGCGAGCATCACCGGGTCGCCCGCGTACGTGCTGGGCAGGCACATGGACATCGTGGCGTGGAACCCGTTGGCGCGGGCCGTGTACGGCGTGGACCTGGACGTGCACGACAACATGGCGCGGCTGATCTTCCTGCACCCGTCGTCGCGCGAGCTGTGGACGCCGTGGGAGGACAAGGCGAACAACACCGTCGGCGGGCTGCGGATGCAGGCCGCCCTGTACCCGGACGACCCGCGGATGGCGGCCCTGGTGGACGAGCTGTCCGCGAGTCGCGAGTTCCGGGAGCTGTGGGCGGCGCACGAGGTGTGGACCGTGCCGTACGGGACGATGCGGCTGGACCACCCGCGCGTCGGCCCGCTGGAGCTGGCCTACGAGGCGCTGCCGGTGCCGGGCGCGCCGGAACAGATGATCATCACCTACTCCGCCGAGCCCGGTTCGCCGTCCGCGGCGGCCATCGGCGAACTGGCCACCGAGCCCGCCCGGTAG
- a CDS encoding alpha/beta hydrolase has translation MTNIEEQRFIRVGGIDQWIQIRGGNRDNPVLLVLHGGPGSPYALFTPLLREWEEHFTVVQWDRRGAGKTLGRNGREGCGEMSFERCAQDAVEVVEFLRGHLDKDKVVLLAGSMGTMIGTPLVQRRPDLFEAYVATDLYVDMVDNEAESYRLALLKNPKAAKALAAIGPDPTAWDHKAWEVKMRWSMDNAVLGKLFMPLVLKREVYGWRDLRHVLAGFGYSKKALFDDFMGFSAEPDFEVPVVFLQGADDEVTVRSLAEAYFARVTAPSKRMALIPDAGHFAAFTRPDRFLAELLGAVERP, from the coding sequence ATGACGAACATCGAAGAGCAGCGCTTCATCCGCGTCGGCGGCATCGACCAGTGGATCCAGATCCGCGGCGGGAACCGCGACAACCCCGTCCTGCTGGTCCTGCACGGCGGCCCCGGTTCCCCGTACGCGCTGTTCACGCCGTTGCTGCGGGAGTGGGAGGAGCACTTCACCGTCGTGCAGTGGGACCGCCGAGGTGCGGGGAAGACCTTGGGCCGCAACGGCCGCGAGGGCTGCGGCGAGATGTCGTTCGAGCGGTGCGCGCAGGACGCGGTCGAGGTGGTCGAGTTCCTGCGCGGCCACCTGGACAAGGACAAGGTGGTCCTGCTCGCGGGCTCGATGGGCACCATGATCGGCACCCCGCTCGTGCAGCGCAGGCCCGACCTGTTCGAGGCCTACGTGGCGACCGACCTCTACGTCGACATGGTCGACAACGAGGCCGAGTCCTACCGGCTGGCGCTGCTGAAGAACCCCAAGGCCGCCAAGGCGCTGGCCGCGATCGGCCCCGACCCGACCGCGTGGGACCACAAGGCGTGGGAGGTGAAGATGCGCTGGAGCATGGACAACGCCGTGCTGGGCAAGCTGTTCATGCCGCTGGTGCTCAAGCGCGAGGTCTACGGCTGGCGCGACCTCCGGCACGTGCTGGCCGGGTTCGGGTACTCGAAGAAGGCGCTGTTCGACGACTTCATGGGCTTCAGCGCCGAGCCGGACTTCGAGGTGCCGGTGGTCTTCCTCCAGGGCGCGGACGACGAGGTGACCGTCCGCTCGCTGGCCGAGGCCTACTTCGCCCGCGTGACCGCGCCGAGCAAGCGGATGGCGCTGATCCCGGACGCGGGCCACTTCGCCGCGTTCACCAGGCCCGACCGCTTCCTCGCCGAACTGCTGGGCGCAGTGGAACGGCCCTGA